A genomic window from Prunus persica cultivar Lovell chromosome G2, Prunus_persica_NCBIv2, whole genome shotgun sequence includes:
- the LOC18787413 gene encoding protein NRT1/ PTR FAMILY 2.3: MESKPKEVEEVETFSEDGEDHPKRGGWITFPFVTGSMLGLSIAGGGWGSNLIVFLITKFNVKSISATQITNIIFGTNNLIPIVGAFIADSFLGSFSVVVIFSFLSLLGMTMLTLIATMHSLRPSSCPPGSLTCEGPSNFQYSVLYGALALASLGLGGTSFTIATMGADQFKNPKDQGVFFNWYFMALYVANLISSTAIIYVEDNVGWGLGFGICFIANAIGILVFLLGKRFYRQVKPMGSPFMSIARVLVASIWKMKISLAISRDSDYFYADEVFADNTVPTKSFRFLNRAALKTEKDKQFNGSYTKSWQLCTVKEVEDLKTLIKIMPLWSTGICLSITIAISSSLVVLQALSMDRHLGPHFRIPAGSFPVFNLLATAISIFIVDRFILHKLRPLQRVGIGHVINIVGLVGSALLERGRLGVVRAHHLTNQPGTVVPMSALWLVAPMSVMGIGEAFQFPGQVALYYEQFPKSLKSTSTAMMSLLIGIGFYLSTAITHLVKQTTGWLPNNINQGRLDNVFWMSAVIGVVNFVYYLICAKFFKYQNQNV; encoded by the exons atggagtCCAAACCCAAAGAAGTAGAAGAAGTTGAAACATTTAGTGAAGATGGAGAGGATCATCCTAAACGAGGAGGCTGGATAACCTTCCCCTTCGTTACAG GAAGTATGTTGGGTCTGTCGATAGCAGGTGGCGGGTGGGGGTCCAACTTGATAGTATTTCTGATAACAAAATTCAATGTGAAGAGCATAAGCGCAACACAGATCACTAACATCATCTTTGGCACCAACAATCTCATCCCCATTGTCGGAGCCTTCATTGCCGATTCCTTCTTGGGATCTTTTTCTGTCGTCGtcattttttccttcctttctctACTg GGTATGACCATGTTAACCCTAATAGCTACAATGCATTCCTTGAGGCCTTCATCATGTCCACCTGGCTCACTCACATGTGAAGGTCCATCAAACTTTCAATACTCAGTCCTCTATGGAGCATTAGCCCTAGCTTCACTAGGGCTTGGAGGAACTAGCTTCACAATTGCAACCATGGGAGCTGACCAATTTAAAAACCCCAAGGACCAAGGGGTTTTCTTCAATTGGTATTTCATGGCCTTGTATGTTGCTAATCTCATCAGCTCCACCGCCATCATCTATGTCGAGGACAACGTGGGATGGGGATTAGGGTTTGGGATTTGCTTCATTGCAAATGCTATTGGGATACTGGTGTTTTTGTTGGGGAAGCGATTTTACAGGCAAGTTAAACCAATGGGTAGCCCCTTCATGAGCATAGCACGAGTTTTGGTTGCATCGATTTGGAAAATGAAGATATCATTGGCAATTTCAAGAGACTCGGACTACTTTTATGCAGATGAGGTTTTTGCTGACAATACAGTCCCAACTAAATCTTTCAG ATTCTTGAATCGTGCAGCACTGAAAACCGAAAAAGACAAGCAATTTAATGGCTCATATACAAAATCATGGCAGTTGTGCACTGTCAAAGAAGTGGAAGACCTTAAAACCCTTATCAAAATCATGCCACTATGGTCTACTGGCATCTGTTTAAGCATTACAATAGCTATTTCTAGTAGCCTCGTTGTACTCCAAGCCCTATCTATGGACAGGCACCTTGGCCCACACTTCAGAATCCCTGCTGGTTCATTCCCAGTTTTCAACCTCTTAGCCACAGCCATCTCCATTTTCATAGTTGATCGCTTTATACTACACAAGTTAAGACCCCTCCAACGAGTAGGGATTGGTCATGTGATCAACATTGTTGGATTGGTCGGGTCAGCTCTACTCGAAAGGGGACGATTAGGAGTGGTAAGAGCACATCACCTCACAAATCAGCCCGGGACAGTGGTTCCCATGTCAGCCCTATGGCTCGTGGCACCAATGTCGGTTATGGGAATTGGTGAGGCATTCCAGTTCCCTGGACAAGTTGCATTGTACTATGAACAATTTCCAAAATCTCTGAAAAGTACTTCCACGGCTATGATGTCATTGCTGattggaattgggttttatctCAGCACTGCAATCACCCATTTGGTAAAGCAGACAACGGGGTGGTTACCGAATAATATAAATCAAGGGCGTCTAGATAATGTATTTTGGATGTCAGCTGTGATTGGAGTGGTGAATTTTGTGTACTATTTAATTTGTGCCAAGTTTTTCAAGtatcaaaaccaaaatgtaTAA